The Streptococcus parasanguinis genomic sequence TTTTAATCCAGACATACCAACCGAAAGCGTCTAGAACGTTTTAGAGAGGATAATAATGTCTATTTGTTTAAAAGATATTACGATAGAGAATTATTTTGACGTTTTAAATCTAGAAGTTCATCCAAATCAAAGGAATTTTATTGCATCCAATTCCATTAGCTTAGCTGAAGCCTATGTATATGATAAAAATGGTGATTTTATAGCTCCCTTAGCAGTTTATGATAAGGAAGTATTAGTTGGTTTTGTTATGATTGCCTATGACCAGAAAATTGGGATCAGCAAGGGAAATTACTTGTTATTTCGCTTTATGATCGATAAACGATTTCAAGGTTTAGGCTATTTTAAACCGACTATGGATGCAGTCATTGACTTTGTTCGAACAGAGCCAGCTGGAAAAGCAACAAGTCTTTGGCTATCTTATGAACCGGAAAATAATCAAGCGAGATCTTGCTATCTCCATTATGGATTTAAAGAAACTGGCGAAGTCATAGAAAACGAAATTGTAGCAATCTATGATCTAACAACCAATAATTAAGGAGCAAACATGAATATCTATGATCAACTACAAGCTGTAGAAGACCGTTACGAAGAGTTAGGAGAATTACTGAGTGACCCAGATGTGGTCTCTGATACCAAACGCTTTATGGAGCTTTCAAAAGAAGAGGCTTCCACTCGTGATACGGTGACAGCATACCGAGAGTACAAGCAAGTCCTTCAAAACATTGTTGACGCTGAGGAAATGATTAAGGAAGCAGGCGGCGATGCGGACTTGGAAGAAATGGCCAAGCAAGAGCTAAAAGATGCTAAGGCTGAAAAAGAAGAGTACGAAGAAAAACTGAAGATCTTACTTCTTCCAAAAGATCCAAACGATGACAAGAACATTATCTTGGAAATACGTGGAGCAGCTGGAGGAGACGAAGCCCAATTGTTTGCTGGTGACCTCTTACAAATGTACCAAAAATATGCGGAAAGCCAAGGCTGGCGCTTTGAAGTCATGGAAGCTTCCTACAATGGCGTTGGTGGGATCAAAGAAGTCGTAGCCATGGTTTCTGGGCAATCAGTCTACTCGAAACTCAAGTATGAATCTGGTGCCCACCGGGTACAACGCGTTCCTGTGACTGAAAGCCAAGGTCG encodes the following:
- a CDS encoding GNAT family N-acetyltransferase, with the protein product MSICLKDITIENYFDVLNLEVHPNQRNFIASNSISLAEAYVYDKNGDFIAPLAVYDKEVLVGFVMIAYDQKIGISKGNYLLFRFMIDKRFQGLGYFKPTMDAVIDFVRTEPAGKATSLWLSYEPENNQARSCYLHYGFKETGEVIENEIVAIYDLTTNN
- the prfA gene encoding peptide chain release factor 1, whose product is MNIYDQLQAVEDRYEELGELLSDPDVVSDTKRFMELSKEEASTRDTVTAYREYKQVLQNIVDAEEMIKEAGGDADLEEMAKQELKDAKAEKEEYEEKLKILLLPKDPNDDKNIILEIRGAAGGDEAQLFAGDLLQMYQKYAESQGWRFEVMEASYNGVGGIKEVVAMVSGQSVYSKLKYESGAHRVQRVPVTESQGRVHTSTATVLVMPEIEEVEYDIDPKDLRIDIYHASGAGGQNVNKVATAVRIVHLPTNIKVEMQEERTQQKNREKAMKIIRARVADHFAQIAQDEQDAERKSTIGTGDRSERIRTYNFPQNRVTDHRIGLTLQKLDTILSGKLDEVVDALVLYDQTQKLEELNK